The genomic window CACCGGCGACGAACTGTGGTCGACGAACGTCGGTGGCCGCGTCATCGGCTCGATAACAGCCACTGCGGACACGATCCTCGTCGGCACCTACGACACCCACCTGTACGCCCTCGATAGAGAGACCGGCGAGCGGCGCTGGCGGGTCGAAAACCGCGGCCACGTGACCAGCGGTGCGATCCCGCGAGACGGCCGCATCTACTACGCCGAACGGGGGGTCTTCTCGAACTATTACGACGAGGAGGAGGAAACGGTGCTCGAGGAGCGCGGCCACGCCTACTGTTTGGTTCCGGACGAGTGATTAGCCCTCACGCAACTGAACGGTTTACCGGTGCGGTCTCACCGATCGCTACCGCGAGCGAAGCCGAAGGCTGAGTGAGCGGGCCGACGACTGACTCGACGCGAGTGAAACGAGCGGAGAGGAAGGAGGAGTGTTTTTAATCGAAATTTTACCGAGGGACGCTGCGCTGTGTGGCGAAGCCACCAGCGCAGCAGACCGCAGAGTAAAATTTCGTAGCAGTGCATTCAAGTATACGCCCGGATTTTTACCGGGTATGCAAGATCAGGGACGCTCTACGCGCAAGCGAACCGGTGGTCGACTGAAGAACGTTCGGAAGCGCCGCAAGGACGAACTCGGTCGGCTCCCGACCGAGACGGAAGTCGGCGACCAGCGATTCCGAACCGTCGACGCTCGCGGGAACGTCACGAAGACGCGAGCACTCTCGACGGACGTCGCGAGCGTCAACAAGGGCGGCGAGACGGTCTCCGCGGAGATCGAAGACGTCGTCGAGAACGACGCCAACCCGAACTACATCCGCCGGAACATCATCACGAAGGGTGCCGTCATCGAGACGAGCGAAGGGCAGGCCCGCGTCACCTCCCGTCCCGGACAGACCGGTCAGGTCAACGCCGTTCTCCTCGAGTAGCGTCGCCCCCGTTTTCGATTCGCCGTAACTCGCGAGCGTACCGTCCGGTAGCGGCTCGTCTTTCAGCCGACGGTTCTCTGGCC from Natrinema versiforme includes these protein-coding regions:
- a CDS encoding 30S ribosomal protein S8e, producing MQDQGRSTRKRTGGRLKNVRKRRKDELGRLPTETEVGDQRFRTVDARGNVTKTRALSTDVASVNKGGETVSAEIEDVVENDANPNYIRRNIITKGAVIETSEGQARVTSRPGQTGQVNAVLLE